From Aspergillus fumigatus Af293 chromosome 3, whole genome shotgun sequence, a single genomic window includes:
- a CDS encoding putative MFS transporter, whose protein sequence is MTSKAAAFHDEGDMAKPTGLDAIHMVRIPLTEEDSKRICRKTDRVILAILVWVYFLQILDKSVLGYGATFGLQADTHLTGNQYSLVGSIAPIAQLAWQPFSSFLIVKVPHRILMPSLVLGWGIAQTCMAACHSFGGLMATRFFLGLFEAGCLPLFSIITSQWYRRAEQPIRVAAWYSTNGLATIVAAALSYGLAHIKSDLLKEWQIIFLFVGLITVISAPIVYWKLDNDIASARFLTEQEKLQAMERLRANQTGAGSREFKLSHVVEAGLEPKTYLWIAMAMLLNIGASVTNVFGPLILKGLGFNKYTTTLLNMPFGALQWIVILLASYLAQKARLKGAVLAAFMVPVVAGLAMLHALPRNDSVQGALMAGYYLLAFLFAGNPLVVSWMVGNTAGMTKKSVVMSLYNAASAAGNIVGPLLFSSEDAPTYHPGLQACLGIFVALVAVVLIQWADLFVLNKLQEKKRVRNGKPAKMVDRSMDDHYHGTGGDEEAMQEELGNNGLLDVTDRDNDEFVYIY, encoded by the exons ATGACTTCCAAAGCCGCCGCCTTCCACGATGAAGGCGACATGGCCAAACCCACTGGCCTCGACGCCATCCACATGGTTCGGATCCCCTTGACCGAAGAAGACAGCAAGCGTATCTGTCGCAAGACTGACCGTGTGATTCTTGCGATTCTGGTGTGGGTGTACTTCCTGCAGATTCTGGATAAATCGGTGCTCGGATATGGAGCCACTTTTGGCCTCCAAGCCGACACGCACCTCACGGGCAACCAGTACTCGCTTGTTGGTTCAATCGCCCCTATCGCTCAGCTGGCCTGGCAACCATTCTCTTCGTTCTTGATTGTCAAAGTCCCGCATCGGATTCTGATGCCGTCCTTGGTCCTCGGATGGGGCATTGCGCAGACTTGCATGGCGGCATGCCATAGCTTTGGCGGCTTGATGGCCACGCGGTTCTTCCTTGGTCTTTTCGAGGCTGGCTGCCTGCCACtgttctccatcatcaccagtcaatggTATCGCCGTGCGGAACAACCGATCCGTGTCGCAGCCTGGTACAGTACCAACGGGTTGGCGACGATCGTGGCCGCCGCCCTGTCCTACGGCCTGGCACACATCAAGTCGGATCTGCTCAAGGAGTGGCAGAT tatcttcctcttcgtcggtCTCATCACGGTCATCTCCGCCCCAATCGTCTACTGGAAACTGGACAACGATATCGCCTCCGCTCGCTTCCTGACCGAACAAGAGAAACTGCAAGCGATGGAACGGCTCCGCGCGAACCAGACCGGCGCCGGAAGCCGCGAATTCAAGCTCTCACACGTCGTCGAAGCCGGCCTCGAGCCAAAGACATACCTCTGGATCGCGATGGCCATGCTCCTCAACATCGGCGCGAGCGTGACCAACGTCTTTGGCCCGCTGATCCTCAAGGGTCTCGGTTTTAACAAGTACACCACCACCTTGCTGAACATGCCGTTCGGTGCGCTACAATGGATTGTGATCCTGCTGGCTAGTTACCTGGCGCAAAAGGCCCGCTTGAAGGGCGCGGTCCTGGCGGCGTTCATGGTCCCAGTCGTGGCCGGGCTTGCGATGCTGCATGCCCTGCCGCGCAATGATTCGGTGCAGGGCGCGCTGATGGCCGGATACTATCTGCTTGCCTTCCTGTTTGCCGGCAATCCGCTGGTGGTGTCGTGGATGGTTGGCAATACGGCCGGTatgacgaagaagtcggtCGTGATGAGCCTGTACAATGCGGCGAGTGCGGCTGGTAACATCGTCGGACCACTTCTGTTCAGCTCGGAGGATGCGCCGACATACCATCCTGGACTGCAAGCCTGTTTGGGGATTTTTGTGGCGCTGGTGGCAGTGGTGTTGATCCAGTGGGCCGATCTGTTCGTGTTGAACaagctgcaggagaagaagcgggTGCGGAACGGGAAGCCGGCCAAGATGGTGGATCGCTCGATGGACGATCACTATCACGGCACGGGAGGCGACGAGGAAGCTATGCAGGAGGAGTTGGGCAACAATGGACTGCTGGATGTCACTGACCGGGACAATGACGAGtttgtatatatttattag
- a CDS encoding agmatine deiminase family protein, which produces MRFSQAMSKAASIVGQYTGRYIYPAETSRHLATLLGFPSRHSISSAYYDNACTDIANLASAISAFEPVRLYSRPEDLPRAQSMVNQAIPKYTGNTSNISFIPFPTNHLWVRDTGPVYVLGTGDARSRRFAINFRFREWGKRDEMESQERAADEQDWPIMTTAQLDENATFARRVIETDVSPSPVTLVESRVCLEGGALVVDGEGTLLATESSIINDNRNAGLSRSEIEAELQRLLGVEKIIWFPGRKGLDITDVHADAEVGFIRPGVVVLSRPHASVPRAWLDVYEEIREILTRSVDAKGRPFEIHTVDEPDPALLGDLSYDEPATNYVNFYFVNGGLILPQFGDEVTDKAAVETFQKLCPGRVIQPVYVHALPLAGGVIHCATQPVIAVPQD; this is translated from the coding sequence ATGAGGTTCTCTCAAGCCATGTCGAAGGCAGCATCGATAGTAGGACAATACACAGGAAGATACATCTATCCCGCAGAAACCTCTCGTCATCTCGCTACCCTTCTGGGCTTCCCATCCAGACactcgatctcctcggcctACTATGACAACGCATGTACTGACATAGCTAATCTCGCGTCTGCGATCTCGGCCTTTGAGCCCGTCCGGTTGTATTCGCGACCCGAAGATCTCCCAAGGGCCCAGTCGATGGTCAACCAGGCCATTCCCAAGTATACCGGCAACACGTCGAAtatctccttcatcccaTTTCCCACCAATCATCTCTGGGTTCGGGACACAGGACCTGTATATGTGCTCGGCACTGGAGATGCCCGCTCCCGCCGGTTCGCCATCAACTTCCGCTTCCGCGAGTGGGGAAAGAGAGACGAGATGGAGAGCCAGGAACGCGCGGCCGATGAACAGGACTGGCCGATTATGACCACTGCGCAATTGGACGAGAACGCCACCTTTGCCAGGCGAGTCATCGAGACTGACGTCTCTCCTTCCCCGGTGACACTCGTCGAGTCCAGAGTCTGTCTCGAAGGCGGCGCACTAGTCGTGGACGGGGAAGGTACCCTCCTGGCCACAGAAAGCAGTATCATCAACGACAACCGCAATGCAGGCCTGTCACGGAGCGAGATCGAAGCAGAGCTACAACGCTTGCTGGGGGTGGAGAAGATCATCTGGTTCCCTGGCCGGAAAGGTCTCGATATCACCGATGTGCATGCCGATGCGGAGGTGGGCTTTATCCGGCCAGGTGTTGTTGTTCTCTCGAGGCCCCATGCGAGCGTGCCTCGGGCCTGGCTCGACGTTTACGAGGAAATCCGAGAGATTCTCACTCGGTCAGTGGATGCAAAGGGCCGTCCGTTTGAGATCCATACAGTGGACGAGCCGGACCCTGCTCTTCTCGGGGATTTGTCCTATGACGAACCGGCGACCAACTACGTGAACTTTTATTTCGTCAATGGCGGCTTGATCCTGCCCCAGTTTGGCGATGAAGTAACGGATAAGGCGGCTGTGGAAACATTTCAGAAGCTATGTCCTGGCCGAGTGATACAGCCTGTATATGTGCATGCGCTTCCATTAGCTGGCGGTGTGATTCACTGTGCGACTCAGCCCGTTATCGCTGTGCCGCAGGACTAA